One Nitrospina watsonii DNA segment encodes these proteins:
- the ald gene encoding alanine dehydrogenase, giving the protein MLIGVPREIKENEYRVSLTPAGVTELIADGHTVLVEAGAGEGSGIFDDDYARVGAKILSCDEVFQQADMIIKVKEPLPEEFGRLREDQILYTYLHLAPALELTQGLLDRKVAGIAYETVQLEDGSLPLLVPMSEVAGRMSVHEGAKYLERENGGRGILLGGVPGVDPGHIVIIGGGIVGMNAAKMAIGTSARVTLLDIDLERLRFIDDIFGGRVKTIMSNKLNLQEYTAMADLVIGAVLLTGARSPKLITRGMLKTMQTGSVVVDVGIDQGGILETSRPTTHSDPIFEVEGVIHYCVANMPGAVARTSTYALTNATLPYARELAQKGFKTALMENAALRHGLNVYKGKVTHPAVAEALNLEYVPFEKLLD; this is encoded by the coding sequence ATGCTTATTGGCGTTCCGAGAGAGATCAAAGAAAACGAATACCGTGTGTCCCTGACCCCCGCCGGGGTGACCGAGCTCATCGCCGACGGCCACACCGTTCTGGTTGAAGCCGGCGCGGGCGAGGGCAGCGGTATTTTCGACGACGACTACGCCCGCGTGGGAGCCAAAATCCTCTCCTGCGACGAGGTGTTCCAGCAGGCCGACATGATCATCAAGGTCAAGGAGCCGTTGCCGGAGGAGTTCGGCCGCCTGCGCGAAGACCAGATTCTTTACACCTACCTGCACCTGGCCCCGGCGCTGGAGTTGACCCAGGGCCTGCTCGACCGCAAGGTGGCGGGCATCGCCTATGAAACCGTGCAGTTGGAGGACGGATCGCTGCCGCTTCTGGTGCCGATGAGCGAGGTGGCGGGGCGCATGTCCGTGCATGAGGGCGCCAAATACCTGGAACGCGAAAACGGCGGACGCGGCATCCTGCTGGGCGGCGTGCCGGGGGTCGATCCCGGACACATCGTCATCATCGGCGGCGGCATCGTCGGCATGAACGCGGCCAAAATGGCCATCGGCACCAGCGCCCGCGTGACGCTTCTGGACATCGATCTCGAACGGCTGCGCTTCATCGACGATATCTTTGGCGGGCGCGTCAAAACCATCATGTCCAACAAACTCAATCTTCAGGAATACACGGCGATGGCGGACCTCGTCATCGGCGCGGTGTTGCTGACGGGAGCGCGGTCGCCGAAGTTGATCACGCGCGGCATGCTGAAGACCATGCAGACCGGATCGGTGGTGGTGGACGTCGGCATCGACCAGGGCGGCATTCTGGAAACGTCGCGCCCGACCACGCACTCGGACCCGATCTTCGAGGTGGAGGGCGTCATTCATTACTGCGTCGCCAACATGCCGGGCGCGGTGGCGCGCACCTCGACCTATGCCTTGACCAACGCCACCCTGCCGTATGCCAGGGAGCTGGCGCAGAAGGGATTCAAGACGGCGTTGATGGAAAATGCGGCGCTCCGGCATGGCCTCAATGTGTACAAGGGGAAGGTCACGCACCCGGCGGTGGCCGAAGCGTTGAACCTGGAATATGTTCCGTTTGAAAAATTATTGGACTGA
- a CDS encoding arginyltransferase translates to MLAHFIESKPFQCGYFRDRQSLFEEYLLEDISEVEFDYMLAHGMRHFGEYYFRPRCGNCHECVPIRVRVEEFRMTRSQKRALKACQDIEVRMGLPRFTKEKFRLYLDHKKRFQALQDDVEDEQNFRLSFYVNTPFGMEFEYYYQGELVGVALADITRRSFSAIYTFYNNPTPQMSLGTFSVLKQLQLCQNRGIPHYYMGYFISHNHSLSYKANFRPNEIYVNNEWRPFRNARGEYLVPEPQVRWINNDTLVKAASRPYKTVESH, encoded by the coding sequence ATGCTCGCGCATTTTATAGAATCCAAGCCTTTTCAATGTGGTTACTTCCGTGACCGGCAGTCGCTGTTCGAGGAATACCTGCTGGAAGACATTTCCGAGGTGGAATTCGACTACATGCTGGCGCACGGCATGCGCCATTTCGGCGAGTACTACTTCCGCCCGCGCTGCGGCAATTGCCACGAATGCGTGCCCATCCGCGTCCGCGTCGAGGAGTTCCGCATGACGCGCAGCCAGAAACGGGCGCTCAAGGCCTGCCAGGACATCGAAGTCCGCATGGGGCTGCCGCGTTTCACAAAAGAGAAGTTCAGGCTCTACCTCGATCACAAAAAACGGTTTCAGGCCTTGCAGGACGATGTGGAAGACGAACAGAATTTCCGCCTGTCGTTTTACGTGAACACGCCGTTCGGGATGGAATTTGAATATTACTATCAGGGCGAGCTGGTGGGGGTGGCGCTGGCGGACATCACCCGGCGTTCGTTTTCCGCCATCTACACGTTTTACAACAATCCGACGCCGCAGATGAGCCTGGGTACGTTCAGCGTGCTCAAGCAGTTGCAACTCTGTCAGAACCGGGGCATCCCGCATTACTACATGGGCTATTTCATCTCACACAACCACTCGCTGTCTTACAAGGCCAACTTCCGGCCCAACGAGATTTATGTGAACAACGAGTGGCGTCCGTTCCGCAACGCCCGCGGCGAGTACCTGGTGCCGGAGCCGCAGGTGCGCTGGATCAACAACGACACCCTCGTCAAAGCCGCATCCCGCCCGTACAAGACCGTGGAATCGCACTGA
- a CDS encoding TIGR04283 family arsenosugar biosynthesis glycosyltransferase, translating to MNVSVIIPTLNESRLLPGTLQRLERIAPFEVLIGDGGSEDDTAAIARHHGVRCIASERGRAVQMNAAAREARGDLLLFLHADSDLDASGFERMTHIMQNGRYQGGAFSLSIDSHTPALQTISRLATLRSRYLNLVYGDQGIFVRPEVFRALGGFSPLPICEDLDFFLRLKKQGRTVILRETISTSARRWHAEGVVWTTSRNILIASLFLLGFSPVRLSKWYPPKR from the coding sequence TTGAACGTATCGGTGATCATCCCCACATTGAATGAGTCGCGGTTGCTGCCGGGAACGCTGCAGCGCCTGGAACGGATCGCGCCGTTTGAGGTCCTCATCGGCGACGGCGGCAGCGAGGACGACACAGCGGCCATCGCCCGGCACCACGGCGTGCGCTGCATCGCCTCGGAACGGGGGCGGGCGGTGCAGATGAACGCCGCCGCCCGGGAAGCACGGGGCGACCTCCTGCTGTTCCTGCACGCCGACAGCGATCTCGACGCTTCCGGTTTCGAACGCATGACTCATATCATGCAAAACGGCCGTTACCAGGGCGGCGCGTTCAGCCTGTCGATCGATTCCCACACCCCGGCCTTGCAGACCATCTCGCGGCTGGCGACGCTGCGTTCGCGTTACCTCAATCTGGTGTACGGCGACCAAGGCATCTTTGTGCGGCCGGAGGTGTTCCGCGCCCTGGGCGGCTTCTCGCCCCTGCCCATTTGCGAGGACCTCGACTTTTTCCTGCGCCTCAAGAAACAGGGCCGCACGGTGATCCTCCGGGAAACCATTTCCACGTCCGCCCGGCGCTGGCACGCCGAAGGCGTGGTCTGGACCACCTCCCGCAATATCCTCATCGCGTCGCTGTTTTTACTGGGGTTTTCCCCGGTACGGCTGAGCAAATGGTACCCGCCCAAACGCTGA
- a CDS encoding CYCXC family (seleno)protein, with protein MGKKQSKKNKKPQAARSSKKRYTRPTLFVVMVAALLFGAYEFTQPPVQPVAPATGNLIETRPVLTPALFTGKAALAYRYAAEIPKIIDSQFCYCYCKRDHGHKTLLTCFTSMHGSKCGVCIDEVIYAYELYKEGKTLDEIVVAMDKKFYRPYKRHL; from the coding sequence ATGGGCAAAAAACAATCCAAGAAAAATAAAAAACCGCAGGCCGCCAGATCCAGCAAGAAACGATACACACGGCCAACGCTGTTCGTCGTGATGGTGGCGGCCCTTCTCTTCGGCGCTTACGAGTTCACCCAGCCTCCGGTTCAACCGGTGGCTCCGGCGACCGGCAACCTGATCGAGACCCGCCCGGTGCTGACCCCGGCGCTGTTCACCGGCAAGGCCGCGCTGGCTTATCGTTACGCCGCGGAGATCCCGAAGATCATCGACAGCCAGTTCTGTTACTGTTACTGCAAGCGCGATCATGGTCACAAAACGTTGTTGACCTGCTTCACCAGCATGCACGGTTCCAAATGCGGGGTCTGCATCGATGAAGTGATTTACGCGTACGAGCTCTACAAGGAAGGCAAAACCCTGGATGAAATTGTCGTGGCCATGGACAAGAAATTTTACCGGCCCTACAAACGGCACCTGTAA
- a CDS encoding peroxiredoxin family protein: MEHALEKKPVSIYIPYTLLALALLAIFISALNRVELKPFEVEYPAEAFIAPNFELTTLNGGKISLKDYRGKVVFINFWATWCATCKVEMPSMQRVYDKFKDRGFEMLTISVDKDQKLIQPFMDKYNLTFPVLLDPEETIAKQVYKTTGVPETFIVSKNGIIVHKAIGPRDWAAEDAMAAFQQLVEQS, from the coding sequence ATGGAACACGCTCTGGAAAAGAAACCGGTCAGCATTTATATCCCGTACACCCTGTTGGCGCTGGCGCTGCTGGCGATCTTCATCAGCGCGCTCAACCGCGTCGAGTTGAAACCCTTCGAGGTCGAGTACCCGGCGGAAGCCTTCATCGCCCCCAATTTCGAGCTGACCACGCTCAATGGCGGCAAGATATCGCTCAAGGACTACCGCGGCAAGGTGGTGTTCATCAACTTCTGGGCCACCTGGTGCGCCACCTGCAAGGTGGAGATGCCGTCCATGCAACGGGTGTACGACAAGTTCAAGGACCGGGGGTTCGAGATGCTGACCATCAGCGTGGACAAGGATCAGAAATTGATTCAGCCGTTTATGGACAAGTACAACCTGACGTTCCCGGTGCTGCTCGACCCGGAAGAGACCATTGCCAAGCAGGTGTACAAGACCACCGGCGTTCCGGAAACATTCATTGTCAGCAAAAACGGCATCATCGTACACAAAGCCATCGGCCCGCGCGACTGGGCGGCGGAAGACGCGATGGCCGCATTCCAGCAACTGGTGGAGCAATCCTGA
- a CDS encoding cytochrome b, translating into MANGIIDTVKNRLGYSELEYPIPEHANSIRYSLGGMTLSSFSILIITGIVLAQFYVPSPERANASVHYLMDQVYLGWFLRGLHFWAGEALTVTLLLHLIRVAHTAAYKAPREINWLVGVTLLLMMVGFLFTGTVLKWDQEAYEALMHFNWVADNLGILGYPLTEKFAQGVPLLNRVYMAHISLLPVITIPLIGLHLFYIKYHKLSPLPGEPEVGDTHKTSNQMDTPPVVQRHIPFTRHLQYLNMAGAGVFFIVCLLALTIQPPLGNDPVFGLEVTKPPWQFVWIYALENLWVPFLIVAPVLIVLFLVSVPFIDRGPERDWRKRPIATAVLAFCIVLSLALILWGKFTTMTHSM; encoded by the coding sequence ATGGCAAACGGAATCATCGACACAGTCAAAAACCGGCTCGGCTACAGCGAGTTGGAATATCCCATTCCCGAACACGCCAACAGCATCCGCTATTCGCTGGGCGGCATGACGCTGTCCTCCTTCTCCATCCTCATTATCACCGGCATAGTGCTGGCGCAGTTTTACGTGCCCAGCCCGGAACGCGCCAACGCCAGCGTGCATTACCTGATGGATCAGGTGTACCTCGGATGGTTCCTGCGCGGCCTGCACTTCTGGGCGGGAGAGGCGTTGACCGTCACCCTGCTCTTACATCTTATCCGCGTCGCCCACACAGCGGCGTACAAGGCGCCGCGCGAGATCAACTGGCTGGTCGGCGTGACGCTTTTGCTGATGATGGTCGGCTTCCTGTTCACCGGCACCGTGCTCAAGTGGGATCAGGAAGCATACGAGGCGCTCATGCATTTCAACTGGGTGGCGGACAACCTCGGCATCCTCGGTTACCCGTTGACGGAAAAGTTCGCGCAGGGGGTGCCGCTGCTCAACCGCGTGTACATGGCGCACATCAGTCTGCTGCCCGTCATCACGATTCCCCTCATCGGCCTGCACCTGTTCTACATCAAGTACCACAAACTGTCGCCGCTGCCGGGCGAGCCGGAGGTGGGCGACACGCATAAAACTTCGAACCAGATGGACACGCCGCCGGTGGTGCAGCGGCACATCCCGTTCACCCGGCACCTGCAATACCTGAATATGGCGGGCGCGGGGGTGTTCTTCATCGTCTGTCTGCTGGCGCTCACCATCCAGCCGCCGTTGGGCAACGATCCGGTGTTCGGGCTGGAAGTCACCAAGCCGCCGTGGCAATTCGTCTGGATTTACGCGTTGGAAAACCTGTGGGTGCCGTTTCTGATCGTCGCGCCGGTGTTGATCGTGCTGTTTCTGGTGTCGGTGCCGTTCATCGATCGCGGACCGGAACGCGACTGGCGCAAGCGCCCGATCGCGACCGCCGTGCTCGCGTTCTGCATCGTGCTGTCCCTGGCGCTCATCCTGTGGGGCAAGTTCACCACCATGACGCACTCGATGTGA
- a CDS encoding glutaredoxin family protein — protein MGCFFIFPDKVNFTWEDSDQVIDIEILTKSDCCLCDDAKAVVEAVLAEYPATLTLTDVESDAALFDAYKEKIPVVRLNGEDSFLYKVHPVTLRKRLEEIDRGK, from the coding sequence ATGGGTTGCTTTTTTATTTTTCCTGATAAAGTCAACTTTACCTGGGAAGACTCGGATCAAGTGATCGACATCGAAATTCTGACCAAGTCCGACTGCTGCCTGTGCGACGACGCCAAAGCGGTGGTGGAGGCGGTGCTCGCCGAGTACCCGGCGACGCTCACGCTCACCGACGTCGAATCCGACGCCGCCCTGTTCGACGCGTACAAGGAAAAGATTCCGGTGGTGCGCCTCAACGGCGAGGACAGCTTCCTCTACAAAGTCCACCCCGTCACCCTGCGCAAACGGCTGGAAGAAATCGACCGCGGGAAGTAA
- a CDS encoding 4a-hydroxytetrahydrobiopterin dehydratase has protein sequence MAEKQALSDEELQQKLKDMAPEWKVDKNEKGVPFIYRVHRAKEYLKGIDFVKEVAQEAEKENHHPDILIHYKRITVRYWTHTVSGVTLADVEMAQQIDPLFEKD, from the coding sequence ATGGCAGAGAAACAAGCACTGAGCGACGAGGAACTGCAACAGAAACTGAAAGACATGGCACCGGAATGGAAGGTCGATAAAAACGAGAAGGGCGTGCCCTTCATCTACCGCGTGCACCGCGCCAAGGAATATTTAAAGGGCATCGATTTCGTGAAGGAGGTGGCTCAGGAAGCCGAGAAGGAAAACCACCACCCCGACATTTTGATCCACTACAAACGCATCACCGTCCGTTACTGGACGCACACCGTCAGCGGCGTCACCCTGGCCGATGTGGAAATGGCCCAGCAGATCGACCCCCTGTTCGAAAAAGACTGA
- a CDS encoding diaminopimelate decarboxylase family protein, which translates to MKIEDVDVRDIARQFGTPVYVYSLQALRAAIAEIKTLAPVVRYAMKAESNRAILQEMKRSGVHIDAVSVLEVQRARRAGFEASEICFTSDVFFHASDAEYCIQNNVYTNCGTLGMLREYGQTLKRLGKGSNKVSIRINPGEGSGHSKKTNTGGPYSKHGIWHQSLDEARAIAKEYGLVINGVHIHIGSGGDMEHLKRLTGKLVEFAKQFDDVEVVNFGGGLPYQYREGQPQADVSGYKPILEERVAILEKHFGRKIRCEIEPGRRFVAGCGYLLGEVRALNHTLDENGKRLDYVLGNIGFCHLMRPMAYGSYHPIQFVGDTLGPEQDVIVAGPVCESGDVLTQENEEPVARRLPLPNPGDIMVVGGAGAYGFVMSSNYNTQPLLPEVIVDGSTCTLARRRQTLDDILREEDEV; encoded by the coding sequence ATGAAGATCGAAGATGTGGACGTTCGCGACATTGCGCGCCAGTTTGGCACGCCGGTGTATGTCTATAGCCTCCAGGCCCTGCGCGCCGCGATAGCCGAAATCAAAACCCTCGCGCCGGTGGTGCGTTATGCCATGAAAGCGGAATCCAACCGCGCCATCCTCCAGGAAATGAAGCGCAGCGGAGTCCACATCGATGCCGTCAGCGTGCTCGAAGTGCAGCGCGCCCGGCGGGCGGGTTTCGAGGCCTCCGAGATCTGTTTCACCAGCGACGTGTTTTTCCACGCCTCCGACGCCGAGTACTGCATCCAGAACAACGTGTACACCAACTGCGGTACGCTCGGCATGCTGCGCGAATACGGCCAGACCTTGAAACGGCTCGGCAAGGGATCGAACAAGGTCTCCATCCGCATCAACCCCGGCGAAGGCTCGGGGCATTCGAAGAAGACCAACACCGGCGGCCCCTACAGCAAACACGGCATCTGGCACCAGAGTCTGGACGAAGCCCGCGCCATTGCGAAAGAATACGGCCTCGTCATCAATGGCGTGCACATTCATATCGGTTCCGGCGGCGACATGGAACACCTGAAACGGTTGACGGGCAAGCTGGTCGAGTTCGCCAAACAGTTCGACGACGTGGAAGTGGTCAATTTCGGCGGTGGCCTGCCGTACCAGTACCGTGAGGGCCAGCCGCAAGCCGACGTTTCCGGCTACAAACCGATCTTAGAAGAACGCGTGGCCATTCTGGAAAAACATTTCGGGCGCAAGATCCGCTGCGAGATCGAGCCCGGCCGGCGCTTTGTTGCGGGGTGCGGCTACCTGCTGGGCGAAGTGCGCGCGCTCAATCACACCCTCGACGAAAACGGCAAACGCCTCGACTACGTGCTGGGCAACATCGGCTTCTGCCATCTGATGCGGCCGATGGCCTACGGCTCGTACCATCCCATTCAATTCGTCGGCGACACCCTGGGGCCGGAGCAGGATGTGATCGTCGCCGGACCCGTGTGCGAGTCGGGCGACGTGCTGACGCAGGAAAACGAAGAGCCGGTGGCGCGCCGCCTGCCGTTGCCGAATCCCGGCGACATCATGGTGGTGGGGGGAGCGGGGGCGTACGGCTTCGTCATGTCGTCCAACTACAACACCCAGCCCTTGCTGCCGGAAGTGATCGTCGATGGCAGCACCTGCACACTCGCCCGCCGCCGCCAGACCCTCGACGACATCCTTAGAGAAGAAGACGAAGTGTAA
- the speA gene encoding biosynthetic arginine decarboxylase: MQKWTVEKSKELYNIEGWGAGYFGINQKGHIIVQPDKTHEHTVDLKLLVDDIKAKGYSLPVLIRFSDILKSSIAKLSHAFKKAAADHNFTGEYHGVYPIKVNQQRQVVEEIVKFGRDHNIGLEAGSKPELHAILAIMDNPEALLICNGYKDESFIRLALMGQKLGKRVFIVVERLSELNMTLRVAKELNVLPNIGLRIKLFSAGSGRWASSGGEYSKFGLSPMETVEAVEIAREAGALEAIQLIHFHLGSQITNIRRIKNSLKEIGRYYAELTKMGCNLKFIDVGGGLGVDYDGSKSTFASSTNYTVQEYANDVIYHISEICEEENLPHPNIISESGRAMTAYHSILVFNVLEVASFPDSNQEFQIEEAAPSVVHELHYVLEQASNKNITESWHDALDLKDQSQNQFSLGMIGLKDKALADKLFWVICRKIQELASRLKYMPEELKTLNQRLADKYFCNFSVFQSLPDSWAIDQVFPIVPLQRLHEHPSREATLMDLTCDSDGMIDTFIGNHNMERTLPLHPVNSEPYRIGIFLTGAYQEILGDLHNLFGDTNTVHVSLKKDGTLKYEQIIEGEDVTDVLDYVQFRAEELAGRMAGFLFHSVQRGTISQEEADQFLNLYKEGLSGYTYLTKPDH; encoded by the coding sequence ATGCAGAAATGGACCGTCGAAAAATCCAAAGAGTTGTACAACATTGAGGGCTGGGGAGCGGGCTATTTCGGCATCAATCAAAAGGGCCACATCATTGTCCAGCCGGACAAAACCCACGAACACACCGTGGACCTCAAGCTTTTGGTGGACGACATCAAGGCCAAAGGCTACTCCCTGCCGGTGCTGATCCGGTTTTCGGACATCCTCAAGTCCAGCATCGCCAAACTGTCCCACGCATTCAAAAAAGCCGCCGCCGACCACAATTTCACCGGCGAGTACCACGGCGTCTATCCGATCAAGGTCAACCAGCAGCGGCAGGTGGTGGAGGAGATCGTCAAGTTCGGCCGCGACCACAACATCGGTCTCGAAGCCGGTTCCAAACCGGAGCTGCACGCCATCCTCGCCATCATGGACAATCCAGAGGCCCTGCTCATCTGCAACGGCTACAAGGACGAATCGTTCATCCGCCTTGCCTTGATGGGACAGAAGCTCGGCAAGCGCGTGTTCATCGTGGTCGAACGGTTGTCGGAGCTGAACATGACGCTGCGCGTAGCGAAGGAGCTGAACGTTCTGCCCAACATCGGGCTGCGCATCAAGCTGTTCAGCGCCGGGTCCGGACGCTGGGCCTCTTCCGGCGGCGAATATTCCAAGTTCGGCCTGAGCCCGATGGAAACCGTCGAGGCGGTGGAGATCGCCCGCGAAGCCGGGGCGCTCGAGGCCATCCAGCTCATCCATTTTCACCTGGGCAGCCAGATCACCAACATCCGCCGCATCAAGAACAGCCTCAAGGAAATCGGCCGTTATTATGCCGAATTGACGAAGATGGGCTGCAACCTGAAGTTCATCGACGTCGGCGGCGGGCTCGGCGTCGATTACGACGGTTCCAAATCCACCTTCGCGTCGAGCACCAACTACACCGTGCAGGAGTACGCCAACGACGTGATCTATCATATTTCCGAAATCTGCGAGGAAGAAAACCTGCCGCACCCCAACATCATTTCGGAATCCGGCCGCGCCATGACGGCGTACCACTCGATCCTCGTGTTCAATGTGCTGGAGGTGGCTTCCTTCCCCGACTCGAATCAGGAGTTTCAGATTGAGGAGGCCGCGCCGAGCGTGGTGCATGAGTTGCATTACGTGCTCGAACAGGCGTCGAACAAGAACATCACCGAATCCTGGCACGACGCGCTGGACCTGAAAGACCAGTCGCAGAACCAGTTTTCGCTGGGCATGATCGGCCTCAAGGACAAGGCTCTCGCCGACAAACTGTTCTGGGTGATCTGCCGCAAGATTCAGGAACTGGCATCGCGCCTCAAGTACATGCCGGAAGAACTGAAAACCCTCAATCAGCGGCTGGCCGACAAATACTTCTGCAACTTTTCCGTGTTCCAGTCGCTGCCGGACTCGTGGGCGATCGACCAGGTGTTCCCCATCGTGCCGCTGCAACGTCTGCACGAACACCCGTCGCGCGAAGCCACGCTGATGGATTTGACCTGCGACTCGGACGGCATGATCGACACCTTCATCGGCAATCACAACATGGAACGCACGCTGCCCCTGCACCCGGTGAACAGCGAGCCGTACCGCATCGGTATCTTCCTCACCGGCGCCTATCAGGAAATTCTGGGCGACCTGCACAACCTGTTCGGCGACACCAACACCGTCCACGTATCCTTAAAGAAGGACGGCACATTGAAGTACGAACAGATCATCGAAGGCGAGGACGTCACCGACGTGCTGGATTACGTTCAATTCCGCGCCGAGGAGCTGGCCGGGCGCATGGCAGGGTTCCTGTTCCACAGCGTGCAGCGCGGGACCATCAGCCAGGAAGAGGCGGACCAGTTTCTCAACCTGTATAAGGAAGGGCTGTCCGGCTACACCTACCTCACCAAACCCGATCACTGA
- a CDS encoding inositol monophosphatase family protein — MIEALEVAVEAARAAGRIQQERADCIGEIRYKGDINPVTEVDLLCEQEIIGRIHKEFPDHAVLAEESGETAGHADHLWVIDPLDGTINYAHGYPCYCVSIAYRQNDETVLGVVYNPSLDEMFVAEKGKGATMNGKPIAVSPLANLKQSLLVTGFAYDIHTATHNNLDHFIHFIAASQAVRRAGSAALDLCYTAMGRFEGFWELKLNTWDYAAGVLILEEAGGRVTRFDGTPFQFGDREILTSNGHIHDAMIEVLKQGTSRGTLMP; from the coding sequence ATGATCGAAGCCCTCGAAGTCGCCGTGGAGGCGGCGCGTGCCGCCGGACGCATCCAGCAGGAACGCGCCGACTGCATCGGCGAAATCCGCTACAAGGGCGACATCAACCCCGTCACCGAAGTCGATCTCCTCTGCGAACAGGAAATCATCGGTCGCATCCACAAAGAGTTTCCGGACCACGCGGTGCTGGCCGAGGAGTCGGGTGAAACCGCAGGCCACGCCGACCACCTGTGGGTGATCGATCCGCTCGACGGCACCATCAACTACGCGCACGGCTACCCGTGTTACTGCGTGTCCATCGCCTACCGGCAGAACGACGAAACCGTGCTGGGCGTGGTGTACAACCCCAGCCTCGACGAGATGTTCGTCGCCGAAAAAGGCAAAGGCGCGACGATGAACGGCAAACCCATCGCCGTCTCGCCGCTCGCCAACCTCAAGCAAAGCCTGCTGGTGACCGGCTTCGCCTACGACATCCACACCGCGACGCACAACAACCTCGACCACTTCATCCACTTCATCGCCGCCTCTCAGGCGGTGCGCCGCGCCGGGTCGGCGGCGCTCGATCTGTGCTACACGGCGATGGGACGGTTTGAAGGTTTCTGGGAATTGAAGTTGAATACCTGGGACTACGCGGCGGGGGTGTTGATCCTCGAAGAAGCGGGCGGGAGGGTGACGCGCTTCGACGGCACGCCGTTCCAGTTCGGCGACCGCGAAATCCTGACGTCGAACGGACATATCCACGACGCCATGATCGAGGTCCTCAAACAAGGCACCAGCCGCGGCACGTTGATGCCGTGA
- the mnmA gene encoding tRNA 2-thiouridine(34) synthase MnmA, which translates to MTELMPVEISADHKVVVAMSGGVDSSVAAALLKEQGFDLVGISLQLWNYSWDTDNRFGTCCSLDDLSDARRVAEGIGIPFYILNLEKEFRRDVVDYFVDEYLKGRTPIPCTACNKKLKFDELMHKAEAYGYDYIATGHYASVVRTEDGRYTVRRGRDASKDQSYFLFNLSQEQLSRLVFPLGDLEKKEVRGLAEKYRLKNVASKAESHEICFIPDNDYAKFIAGEVDAELFRPGDIVTATGEVLGTHKGYPAYTIGQRKGLNLGGLAEPYYVTAIDTVNNEIVVGPKNDLFREEFTVSHVTWQLDHCDAFEAEAQIRYRHQPVACVVTPLPGDRARVQLEHPQPAITPGQSAVFYTDDCIVGGGWIE; encoded by the coding sequence ATGACCGAATTGATGCCCGTAGAAATCAGTGCCGACCACAAGGTCGTCGTCGCCATGAGCGGCGGGGTGGACAGCTCCGTCGCCGCCGCCCTGCTCAAGGAGCAGGGTTTCGATCTGGTGGGCATCTCCCTCCAGTTGTGGAATTACAGTTGGGACACGGACAACCGTTTCGGCACCTGCTGCTCGCTGGATGATCTCAGCGACGCCCGCCGGGTGGCGGAAGGCATCGGCATCCCGTTTTACATCCTCAACCTCGAAAAAGAGTTCCGCCGCGATGTGGTGGATTACTTCGTCGATGAATACCTGAAGGGCCGCACGCCCATTCCCTGTACCGCCTGCAACAAGAAACTCAAGTTCGACGAGTTGATGCACAAGGCGGAAGCGTATGGCTACGACTACATCGCCACCGGCCACTACGCCTCGGTGGTGCGGACGGAAGACGGACGCTACACCGTCAGGCGCGGGCGCGACGCCTCCAAGGACCAGAGTTATTTCCTGTTCAACCTGTCGCAGGAGCAGTTGTCGCGTTTGGTGTTCCCGCTGGGCGATCTGGAGAAGAAGGAAGTGCGGGGCCTGGCGGAGAAGTACCGTCTCAAAAATGTGGCGAGCAAGGCGGAGTCGCACGAAATTTGTTTCATCCCCGACAACGATTACGCCAAGTTCATCGCCGGTGAAGTGGATGCGGAGTTGTTCCGCCCGGGCGACATCGTCACCGCAACTGGTGAAGTATTGGGCACGCACAAGGGCTATCCCGCCTACACCATCGGCCAGCGCAAGGGGTTGAACCTGGGTGGCCTCGCCGAACCCTATTACGTGACCGCCATCGACACCGTCAACAACGAGATCGTGGTCGGCCCGAAGAACGATCTGTTCCGCGAAGAGTTCACGGTCAGCCACGTCACCTGGCAATTGGATCATTGCGACGCCTTCGAAGCGGAAGCGCAGATCCGCTACCGCCACCAGCCGGTGGCCTGCGTGGTGACGCCGCTGCCGGGCGACCGCGCCCGCGTGCAACTGGAACACCCGCAGCCTGCCATCACGCCGGGCCAGTCGGCGGTGTTCTACACCGACGACTGCATTGTCGGCGGCGGGTGGATTGAATGA